The following proteins are encoded in a genomic region of Pseudomonas sp. Os17:
- a CDS encoding DUF1294 domain-containing protein — MKGAGRAPQPGSAARIRHLRFKLLVLVVLCALPLFGSLSLWWRGISIVPLVAYGAVSLLTFLCYWHDKRQARAEGRRIPENVLHALELAGGWPGALLAQQLLRHKTRKLSYQTLFWLIVALHQVYWIDRLFLENSLLSLF, encoded by the coding sequence GTGAAAGGCGCCGGCCGCGCACCGCAGCCGGGCAGCGCTGCGCGAATCCGCCACCTGAGGTTCAAGCTGCTGGTGCTGGTCGTGCTGTGCGCCTTGCCGTTGTTCGGTTCGCTGTCCCTGTGGTGGCGCGGCATCTCGATCGTGCCCCTGGTGGCTTACGGCGCGGTCAGCCTGCTGACGTTCCTGTGTTACTGGCACGACAAGCGTCAGGCCCGGGCCGAGGGCCGGCGGATTCCGGAGAATGTGCTGCACGCCCTGGAACTGGCCGGCGGCTGGCCCGGGGCCCTGCTGGCCCAGCAACTGTTGCGGCACAAGACCCGCAAACTGTCCTATCAGACCTTGTTCTGGCTGATCGTGGCCTTGCATCAGGTCTACTGGATTGACCGGCTGTTCCTGGAAAACAGCCTGCTGAGCCTGTTCTAG
- a CDS encoding ABC-F family ATPase: MISTANITMQFGAKPLFENVSVKFNGGNRYGLIGANGCGKSTFMKILGGDLEPSGGQVMLEPNVRLGKLRQDQFAYEEFTVIDTVIMGHEELWKVKAERDRIYSLPEMTEEDGMAVAELETEFAEMDGYTAESRAGELLLGLGIPLEQHFGPMTEVAPGWKLRVLLAQALFSDPEVLLLDEPTNHLDINTIRWLENILTARNSTMIIISHDRHFLNSVCTHMADLDYGELRLFPGNYDEYMIAATQSREQLLSDNAKKKAQIAELQTFVSRFSANASKAKQATSRAKQIDKIQLAEVKPSSRVSPFIRFEQTKKLHRQAVTLERMSKGFDGKTLFQNFSFTVEAGERVAIIGPNGIGKTTLLRTLVGELTPDAGSVKWTESAEIGYYAQDHAHDFEDDVSLFDWMGQWTQGEQMIRGTLGRMLFSNDEILKSVKVISGGEQGRMLFGKLILQKPNVLVMDEPTNHLDMESIEALNLALENYPGTLIFVSHDREFVSSLATRIIELSPSGVTDFSGTYDDYLRSQGVMF; encoded by the coding sequence TTGATCTCCACAGCTAACATCACCATGCAGTTCGGCGCCAAGCCACTGTTCGAGAACGTTTCGGTCAAGTTCAACGGTGGCAACCGTTACGGTCTGATCGGCGCCAACGGTTGCGGCAAGTCGACCTTCATGAAAATCCTCGGTGGCGACCTCGAGCCGTCCGGCGGCCAGGTCATGCTGGAGCCCAACGTGCGCCTGGGTAAACTGCGCCAGGACCAGTTCGCCTACGAAGAATTCACCGTGATCGACACCGTGATCATGGGTCACGAAGAGCTGTGGAAGGTCAAGGCCGAGCGCGATCGCATCTACTCGCTGCCGGAAATGACCGAAGAAGACGGCATGGCCGTGGCCGAGCTGGAAACCGAATTCGCCGAGATGGACGGCTACACCGCTGAGTCCCGCGCCGGTGAACTGCTGCTGGGCCTGGGCATTCCCCTGGAACAGCATTTCGGCCCGATGACCGAAGTCGCTCCAGGCTGGAAACTGCGGGTGCTGCTGGCCCAGGCGCTGTTCTCCGATCCGGAAGTGCTGCTGCTGGACGAACCGACCAACCACCTGGACATCAACACCATCCGCTGGCTGGAAAACATTCTCACGGCGCGTAACAGCACCATGATCATCATTTCCCACGACCGGCACTTCCTTAACAGTGTCTGCACCCACATGGCCGACCTGGACTACGGCGAGCTGCGCCTGTTCCCGGGCAACTACGACGAGTACATGATCGCCGCGACCCAGTCCCGCGAGCAGTTGCTGTCGGACAACGCCAAGAAGAAAGCCCAGATCGCCGAACTGCAGACCTTCGTCAGCCGCTTCTCGGCCAACGCCTCGAAAGCCAAGCAGGCCACTTCCCGGGCCAAGCAGATCGACAAGATCCAGCTGGCCGAAGTCAAGCCGTCGAGCCGGGTCAGCCCGTTCATCCGCTTCGAACAGACCAAGAAGCTGCACCGCCAGGCGGTGACCCTGGAGCGCATGTCCAAGGGCTTCGATGGCAAGACCCTGTTCCAGAACTTCAGCTTCACCGTCGAAGCCGGCGAGCGCGTGGCGATCATCGGCCCCAACGGTATCGGCAAGACCACCCTGCTGCGCACCCTGGTGGGCGAGCTGACCCCGGACGCCGGTTCGGTGAAATGGACCGAAAGTGCGGAAATCGGCTACTACGCCCAGGACCACGCCCATGACTTCGAAGACGACGTCAGCCTGTTCGACTGGATGGGCCAATGGACCCAGGGCGAGCAGATGATCCGCGGCACCCTCGGCCGGATGCTGTTCTCCAACGACGAGATCCTCAAGTCGGTGAAGGTGATTTCCGGTGGTGAGCAAGGTCGCATGCTGTTCGGCAAGCTGATCCTGCAAAAGCCCAACGTGCTGGTGATGGACGAACCGACCAACCACCTGGACATGGAATCCATCGAGGCCTTGAACCTGGCCCTGGAAAACTACCCGGGCACCCTGATCTTCGTCAGCCACGACCGTGAGTTCGTCTCGTCCCTGGCCACTCGCATCATCGAGCTGAGCCCAAGCGGCGTGACCGACTTCAGCGGCACCTACGACGACTACCTGCGCAGCCAGGGCGTGATGTTCTAA
- a CDS encoding methyl-accepting chemotaxis protein, with the protein MNSLRKMSISQRLWLILIVAVLTLVTLGVMMLGQIHGDLYQAKAQKTQHVVQTAAGVLTYYQGLEAAGSLSREQAQQQALQAIRGLRYNQNDYFWINDLRPVMIMHPANPKLDGQNLAAVKDPDGFEVFNEMVALAKSKGAGMVDYRWPKPGAEQPVQKTSYIQLFQPWGWIIGSGVYIDDLQQEFYAQVLQASSIGLVIALLMTVLVVLIVRSIVNPLRETVHAMANIASGESDLTRRLDTHGQDEVTELARHFNGFTAKLRGVVTQLQSSAAALEQSSSELGSNASEAQERSQQQSQQMEQVAAAISQVTSGVQDVARNAEHAASEVREAEAQAQQGQLNIDGSLQQIDQLSATIDQAVEVIRTLATESTQIGSVLEVIRAIAEQTNLLALNAAIEAARAGEQGRGFAVVADEVRLLAQRTQQSTAEIQGMIERLQSHSEAAVKVIGDSSRASQSTIEQAGLAGTSLNAIGQALRTLNGLNASIASATLQQAHVVEDINHNVGQAAGLSQGTALAAQHSSAASRHLKELSEQLNGLLRQFRV; encoded by the coding sequence ATGAATAGCTTGCGCAAGATGTCCATCAGTCAGCGTTTGTGGCTGATCCTGATCGTGGCAGTGCTGACCCTGGTGACTCTGGGCGTGATGATGCTTGGACAGATTCACGGTGACCTGTACCAGGCCAAGGCGCAGAAAACCCAGCATGTGGTGCAGACCGCCGCCGGTGTGCTCACTTACTACCAGGGCCTGGAAGCCGCCGGCAGCCTGAGCCGCGAACAGGCGCAGCAACAGGCGCTGCAAGCCATCCGCGGGTTGCGCTACAACCAGAACGACTACTTCTGGATCAACGACCTGAGGCCGGTGATGATCATGCACCCGGCCAACCCCAAGCTCGACGGACAGAACCTGGCGGCGGTCAAGGATCCGGACGGCTTCGAGGTGTTCAATGAAATGGTCGCCCTGGCCAAGTCCAAGGGCGCCGGCATGGTGGATTACCGCTGGCCCAAGCCCGGGGCCGAGCAGCCGGTACAGAAGACCTCCTATATACAGCTGTTCCAGCCCTGGGGCTGGATCATCGGTTCCGGGGTCTACATCGATGACCTGCAACAGGAGTTCTATGCCCAGGTCCTGCAGGCCTCCTCCATCGGCCTGGTGATCGCCCTGCTGATGACCGTGCTGGTGGTACTGATCGTGCGCAGCATCGTCAACCCGCTGCGCGAGACGGTGCACGCCATGGCCAACATCGCCAGCGGTGAAAGCGACCTGACCCGGCGCCTGGATACCCATGGCCAGGACGAAGTCACCGAGCTGGCCCGGCATTTCAATGGCTTCACCGCCAAGTTGCGCGGGGTGGTCACCCAGTTGCAGTCCAGCGCTGCCGCACTGGAGCAGTCATCCAGCGAGCTGGGCAGCAACGCCAGCGAAGCCCAGGAACGCAGTCAGCAACAGTCCCAGCAGATGGAACAGGTGGCCGCGGCCATCAGTCAGGTCACCAGCGGCGTACAGGATGTGGCCAGGAATGCCGAACACGCGGCCAGCGAAGTGCGCGAAGCCGAAGCCCAGGCCCAGCAGGGCCAGCTCAACATCGACGGCAGTCTGCAGCAGATCGACCAGTTGTCCGCGACCATCGACCAGGCCGTGGAAGTGATCCGCACCCTGGCGACGGAAAGCACCCAGATCGGCAGCGTGCTGGAGGTGATCCGCGCCATTGCCGAGCAGACCAACCTGCTGGCCCTGAACGCCGCCATCGAGGCCGCCCGGGCCGGGGAACAGGGCCGGGGGTTTGCCGTGGTGGCCGATGAAGTGCGCCTGCTGGCTCAGCGTACCCAGCAGTCCACCGCGGAAATCCAGGGCATGATCGAACGCCTGCAGAGTCACTCCGAAGCCGCGGTCAAGGTCATCGGCGACAGCAGCCGGGCCTCGCAGTCGACCATCGAACAGGCCGGGCTGGCCGGCACCAGCCTCAACGCCATCGGCCAGGCCTTGCGCACCCTCAACGGCCTGAACGCCTCGATCGCCAGCGCCACGCTGCAACAGGCCCACGTGGTGGAGGACATCAACCACAACGTCGGTCAGGCCGCGGGCCTGTCCCAGGGCACCGCACTGGCCGCCCAGCACTCCAGCGCCGCCAGCCGGCACCTCAAGGAGCTCTCGGAACAGCTCAACGGCCTGCTGCGCCAGTTCCGCGTCTAG
- a CDS encoding MmcQ/YjbR family DNA-binding protein has translation MKDAILTEQQVAQFCLDLPGAREDYKWGGVRVFSIAGSKMFALQNLRGSSLAFKVDQELFLGHVDRPGIAPAPYLARAHWIIMQTPYPLGAEELRALLQRSHQLVVGKLPKRAQVGLLL, from the coding sequence GTGAAAGACGCAATCCTCACTGAACAACAAGTGGCGCAGTTCTGCCTGGACCTGCCCGGGGCGCGCGAGGACTACAAATGGGGCGGTGTGCGCGTGTTCTCGATCGCCGGCAGCAAGATGTTCGCCCTGCAGAACCTGCGGGGCAGCTCCCTGGCCTTCAAGGTCGACCAGGAGCTGTTTCTCGGCCATGTCGACCGTCCGGGCATTGCCCCGGCGCCCTATCTGGCGCGGGCGCACTGGATCATCATGCAAACGCCCTACCCGCTGGGTGCCGAGGAACTCCGGGCACTGCTGCAACGCTCCCATCAACTGGTGGTGGGCAAGTTGCCCAAGCGGGCGCAGGTCGGGCTGCTGCTCTAG
- a CDS encoding MFS transporter → MPEPQTSAQSSMAITLQIVSIVFYTFIAFLCIGLPIAVLPGYVHEQLGFSAVIAGLTIGAQYLATLLSRPMAGRMSDTVGTKRSIIYGLLGILLSGLLTLISVWLEHWPLLSLAVLLGARLLLGVAQGLIGVGTISWCMGQVGAEHTARSISWNGIASYGAIAIGAPLGVVMVEQYGFTSLGIALSVLAVLALLLIRNKPSVPVIRGERLPFWAVFGRIAPFGASLSLASIGYGTLTTFITLFYLSRGWTGAAYCLTVFGVCFICSRLLFISSISRFGGFRSAIACMCVETLGLTLLWLAPSTAWALIGAGLTGFGLSLVYPALGVEAIKQVPNSSRGAGLSAYAVFFDLALAIAGPLMGAVALNLGYSWIFFCAALLSITGLGLTLLLKRRAGA, encoded by the coding sequence ATGCCCGAGCCACAGACCTCCGCTCAAAGCTCCATGGCGATCACCCTGCAGATCGTCTCCATCGTCTTCTATACCTTTATTGCCTTCCTCTGCATCGGCCTGCCAATCGCCGTGCTGCCGGGCTACGTCCACGAACAGCTGGGCTTCAGCGCGGTGATTGCCGGGCTGACCATCGGCGCGCAATACCTGGCCACCCTGCTCAGCCGGCCCATGGCCGGGCGCATGTCGGACACCGTGGGCACCAAGCGCTCGATCATCTACGGCTTGCTGGGGATTCTCCTCAGCGGGCTTTTGACCCTGATTTCAGTGTGGCTGGAACACTGGCCACTGCTGAGCCTTGCCGTGCTGTTGGGCGCACGCCTGCTGCTGGGCGTGGCCCAGGGCTTGATCGGGGTCGGCACCATCAGCTGGTGCATGGGCCAGGTGGGCGCGGAACACACGGCACGCTCGATTTCCTGGAACGGCATTGCCTCCTACGGCGCCATTGCCATCGGCGCGCCGCTGGGGGTGGTGATGGTTGAGCAATACGGTTTCACCAGCCTGGGCATCGCCCTGTCGGTTCTGGCAGTGCTGGCCCTGCTGCTGATTCGCAACAAACCCTCGGTGCCGGTGATTCGCGGCGAGCGCCTGCCGTTCTGGGCGGTCTTCGGGCGCATTGCCCCCTTCGGCGCCAGCCTCAGCCTGGCCTCCATCGGCTATGGCACCCTGACCACCTTCATTACCTTGTTCTACCTGAGCCGCGGCTGGACCGGCGCCGCCTATTGCCTGACGGTGTTCGGGGTGTGCTTCATCTGCTCGCGGTTGCTGTTCATCTCCAGCATCAGCCGCTTTGGCGGCTTTCGCTCGGCCATTGCCTGCATGTGCGTCGAGACCCTGGGGCTGACCCTGCTCTGGCTGGCGCCGTCCACGGCCTGGGCGCTGATCGGCGCCGGGCTCACCGGCTTCGGCTTGTCGCTGGTGTACCCGGCGCTGGGGGTGGAAGCCATCAAGCAGGTGCCCAACAGCAGCCGTGGCGCCGGTTTGAGTGCCTATGCGGTGTTTTTCGATCTGGCCCTGGCCATCGCCGGCCCCTTGATGGGCGCGGTGGCCCTGAACCTGGGGTATTCGTGGATTTTCTTCTGCGCCGCCCTGCTCTCGATCACCGGCCTGGGACTGACGCTGCTGCTCAAGCGCCGGGCCGGCGCCTGA
- a CDS encoding alpha/beta fold hydrolase has product MIAPTVLPTLVLLPGMDGTGTLFEPLRLALDPSLPVQVLDYPADQVLDYAALVQRVWQQLPTDRPFVLLGESFSGPVAVSIAARRPARLQGLVLCCSFVRNPRPALAPLAPLFGLLPMGRLPFWPMDALLLGGFSTPSLRQALGAAIAQVAPPVLQARLQEVIAVDASRALSETSVPVLYLRASRDRLVPASAAALVRQLRPDARLVEIDGPHCLLQASPREAAAQLQAFIQALIPARTGAGDH; this is encoded by the coding sequence TTGATCGCCCCCACTGTTTTGCCAACCCTGGTCCTGCTGCCGGGGATGGATGGCACCGGCACCCTGTTCGAACCGCTGCGCCTGGCCCTGGACCCGAGCCTGCCCGTGCAGGTGCTGGATTACCCCGCCGATCAGGTGCTGGACTACGCCGCCCTGGTGCAACGGGTATGGCAACAACTGCCGACGGACCGCCCGTTCGTATTGCTGGGCGAGTCGTTTTCCGGCCCGGTGGCGGTGAGCATTGCCGCCCGGCGTCCGGCGCGATTGCAGGGGCTGGTGCTGTGCTGCAGTTTTGTGCGCAACCCACGGCCGGCACTGGCGCCCCTGGCGCCGCTGTTCGGGCTGTTGCCCATGGGGCGCTTGCCCTTCTGGCCGATGGACGCCCTGCTGCTCGGCGGTTTTTCCACGCCATCGCTGCGCCAGGCGCTGGGGGCCGCCATTGCCCAGGTGGCGCCACCCGTATTGCAGGCCCGGCTGCAAGAGGTGATCGCGGTGGACGCGAGCCGGGCCCTGAGCGAAACCTCGGTGCCTGTGTTGTACCTGCGGGCCTCCCGCGATCGGCTGGTGCCCGCCTCGGCGGCGGCCCTGGTCAGGCAGTTGCGCCCGGATGCGCGCCTGGTGGAGATCGACGGCCCACACTGCCTGCTCCAGGCCTCGCCGCGAGAGGCCGCCGCGCAGTTGCAAGCCTTTATCCAAGCGCTGATTCCTGCCCGCACCGGAGCCGGTGACCACTGA
- the lpxO gene encoding lipid A hydroxylase LpxO, translating into MKLIIAAVYVLSIAYVHLRGRVRHKLGRQLSDHSTFLAPINCFLYLFSKFPNRPYLDPADFPEMNKLQEHWEEIRAEGQQLLQAGEIKRSDQYNDVGFNSFFKTGWKRFYLKWYGDSHPSAMKLCPRTTELVQSIGSIKAAMFAELPPGSRLVRHRDPYAGSYRYHLGLSTPNNEGCFIEVDGERYHWRDGEAVMFDETYIHYAENTTEQNRIILFCDVERPMKYRWAAAFNRWFSRTVMSAAGSPNDAGDKTGGLNRAFNKLYKIRLRGKELKKRNRTRYYLEKWAIFAALLLLFIYI; encoded by the coding sequence GTGAAACTCATCATTGCCGCTGTATACGTTTTATCCATTGCGTACGTACACCTGCGGGGGCGCGTGCGCCATAAACTGGGACGCCAACTCAGCGATCACTCGACCTTCCTGGCCCCCATCAACTGCTTCCTTTATCTGTTCTCCAAGTTTCCCAACCGGCCCTACCTGGACCCGGCCGACTTCCCCGAGATGAACAAGTTGCAGGAACACTGGGAAGAGATCCGCGCCGAAGGTCAGCAACTGTTGCAGGCCGGGGAGATCAAGCGCTCGGACCAGTACAACGACGTGGGTTTCAATTCGTTCTTCAAGACCGGCTGGAAGCGCTTCTACCTGAAGTGGTACGGCGACAGCCACCCTTCGGCGATGAAACTGTGCCCGCGCACCACTGAACTGGTGCAGAGCATCGGTTCGATCAAGGCGGCCATGTTCGCCGAGTTGCCTCCGGGTTCGCGCCTGGTGCGCCACCGCGACCCCTACGCCGGGTCCTACCGCTATCACCTGGGGCTGTCCACGCCGAACAACGAGGGCTGCTTCATCGAAGTCGACGGCGAGCGCTATCACTGGCGCGACGGCGAAGCGGTGATGTTCGACGAGACTTACATCCACTACGCGGAAAACACCACCGAGCAGAACCGCATCATTCTGTTCTGCGACGTCGAGCGGCCGATGAAGTATCGCTGGGCCGCGGCGTTCAACCGCTGGTTCAGCCGCACCGTGATGTCCGCCGCCGGCTCGCCCAACGACGCCGGGGACAAGACCGGTGGCCTCAACCGCGCCTTCAACAAGCTGTACAAGATCCGCCTGCGGGGCAAGGAGTTGAAGAAGCGCAACCGCACCCGCTACTACCTGGAAAAGTGGGCGATCTTCGCTGCATTGCTGCTGCTGTTCATCTACATCTGA
- a CDS encoding alpha/beta hydrolase family protein: MKRLGAVLLICLLSSLMTVQAAPGPHPHWSVGFHEMSFLDPLDLQPMRAIAFYPSTGIEHASVLEGYKIDASRDAKIAIGRFPMLMLSHGNTGTPLALHDLATSLARKGFVVVAVIHPGDNSKDHSRLGTLSNLYGRPIQISEAITATLGDPMLSPFVNADQVGVIGYSAGGETALILSGATPDLDRLRRYCQERPDDRDACNTRGELIVDRDDLQPVADPRVHALMLMAPLSLKFGRHTLAGVHVPVLLYSGDGDQLVALDKNAAALARKLPVAPDFKLLAGAGHFVFMAPCTAEQLAAMPALCTDADGVDREDIHRNLIAEAGRFFAHTLGRPSRAGMQTADQ, translated from the coding sequence ATGAAACGTCTTGGTGCAGTGTTACTGATCTGCCTGCTCAGCAGCCTGATGACGGTGCAAGCCGCCCCCGGGCCACATCCACACTGGAGCGTGGGTTTCCATGAGATGAGCTTTCTCGATCCCCTGGACCTGCAGCCGATGCGCGCCATCGCCTTTTATCCGTCCACCGGCATCGAGCACGCCAGTGTGCTCGAGGGCTACAAAATCGACGCCTCGCGGGATGCCAAGATCGCCATTGGCCGCTTTCCGATGCTGATGCTGTCCCACGGCAATACCGGTACGCCCCTGGCCCTGCACGACCTGGCCACCTCCCTGGCGCGCAAGGGGTTCGTGGTGGTGGCGGTGATTCATCCCGGTGACAACTCCAAGGACCACAGCCGCCTGGGCACCTTGAGCAATCTCTATGGACGGCCGATCCAGATTTCCGAAGCCATTACCGCGACCCTGGGCGATCCGATGCTGTCGCCCTTCGTCAATGCCGACCAGGTCGGGGTGATTGGCTATTCCGCCGGCGGTGAGACGGCCCTGATTCTCTCCGGTGCCACGCCCGACCTGGATCGCCTGCGGCGCTATTGCCAGGAGCGCCCCGATGACCGGGATGCCTGCAACACCCGGGGCGAGCTGATCGTCGACCGTGACGACCTGCAGCCCGTGGCCGATCCGCGGGTGCATGCGCTGATGCTGATGGCGCCCCTGAGCCTGAAGTTCGGCCGCCATACCCTGGCCGGGGTGCACGTGCCCGTGCTGCTCTACAGCGGCGATGGCGACCAGCTGGTGGCCCTGGACAAGAACGCCGCGGCCCTGGCACGCAAGCTGCCGGTGGCTCCGGACTTCAAGCTGCTGGCCGGCGCCGGGCACTTCGTGTTCATGGCGCCGTGCACCGCCGAGCAGTTGGCGGCCATGCCGGCCCTGTGCACCGACGCCGACGGTGTTGATCGCGAAGACATTCACCGCAACCTGATTGCCGAAGCCGGTCGCTTTTTCGCCCATACCCTGGGTCGCCCAAGCCGGGCCGGGATGCAGACCGCCGACCAGTAA
- a CDS encoding LysR substrate-binding domain-containing protein, with the protein MQDLNDLYYFAKVVEAGGFAAAGRLLGIPKSRLSRRIAELEERLKARLLQRTTRQLKLTAVGERYLRHCQAMLLEAEMADEAVASMASEPRGRLRVSSPVGLAHELLTPLVSSYLQKYPQVQLEMLLLNRRVDLVTEGIDVALRVREHGDEDPLLVTRRLRPAQTAIVASPDFVKEHPVLHPEDLRQLPILGALEADRLVHLRLLDQQGQACDLALEARLGIDDFIVRRACALAGLGCTVLPMLYCEAELASGQLVQMLPQWSLPGGWLQAVYPHRRGVLPAVRAWIEHLSESFEGCGERLL; encoded by the coding sequence ATGCAAGACCTCAACGATCTGTATTACTTCGCCAAGGTGGTGGAAGCCGGTGGCTTCGCCGCCGCCGGGCGTTTGCTGGGCATTCCCAAGTCGCGGCTGTCGCGGCGCATCGCCGAACTGGAAGAGCGGCTCAAGGCCCGCTTGCTGCAACGCACCACCCGCCAGCTCAAGCTCACTGCCGTGGGCGAGCGTTACTTGCGCCATTGCCAGGCGATGTTGCTGGAAGCGGAAATGGCCGATGAAGCCGTGGCCAGCATGGCCAGCGAACCCCGGGGACGCCTGCGGGTGTCGAGCCCGGTGGGGTTGGCCCATGAGTTGCTGACACCGCTGGTCAGCAGCTACCTGCAGAAATACCCCCAGGTGCAACTGGAGATGCTCTTGCTCAACCGCCGCGTCGACCTGGTGACCGAAGGCATCGACGTGGCCCTGCGGGTGCGTGAACACGGCGATGAAGATCCGCTGCTGGTGACCCGCCGCCTGCGCCCGGCGCAAACCGCAATCGTCGCCAGTCCCGACTTTGTGAAGGAGCACCCGGTGCTGCATCCGGAAGACCTGCGGCAGCTGCCCATCCTCGGCGCCCTGGAGGCTGATCGGCTGGTGCACCTGCGCCTGCTGGACCAGCAAGGCCAGGCCTGCGACCTGGCCCTGGAAGCGCGCCTGGGCATCGACGACTTCATCGTGCGGCGCGCCTGTGCCCTCGCCGGCCTGGGCTGCACCGTCCTGCCGATGCTGTATTGCGAGGCTGAACTGGCCAGCGGCCAACTGGTGCAGATGCTGCCGCAATGGTCATTGCCCGGCGGCTGGCTGCAAGCGGTGTATCCTCACCGCCGCGGTGTGTTGCCGGCGGTGCGGGCCTGGATCGAGCACCTGAGCGAATCCTTCGAAGGCTGTGGAGAAAGACTGCTGTGA
- a CDS encoding undecaprenyl-diphosphate phosphatase, giving the protein MDLWSAAQALILGIVEGLTEFLPISSTGHQIIVADLLDFGGERAMAFNIIIQLGAILAVVWEFRRKILEVVIGLPNQPKAQRFTVNLLIAFLPAVVLGGIFADLIHAYLFNPITVATALVIGGVIMLWAERRQHRVHAESVDEITWKDALKVGCAQCLAMIPGTSRSGSTIIGGLLFGLSRKTATEFSFFLAMPTMVGAAVYSGYKYRHLFQPDDFPVFAIGFVTAFIFAMIAVKGLLKFIASHSYAAFAWYRIAFGLLILATWQFGWVDWTAVKS; this is encoded by the coding sequence ATGGATCTTTGGAGCGCCGCACAGGCATTGATACTCGGGATTGTCGAAGGCCTGACCGAGTTTTTGCCCATCAGCAGTACCGGACACCAGATTATCGTCGCTGACCTGCTCGACTTCGGTGGCGAGCGGGCGATGGCCTTCAACATCATCATTCAGCTGGGTGCGATCCTGGCCGTGGTCTGGGAGTTTCGGCGCAAGATCCTGGAGGTGGTGATCGGTCTGCCGAACCAGCCCAAGGCCCAGCGCTTCACGGTCAACCTGCTGATCGCCTTTCTACCGGCGGTGGTGCTGGGGGGGATCTTCGCCGACCTGATCCACGCCTATCTGTTCAACCCCATCACCGTGGCCACGGCCCTGGTGATCGGCGGGGTGATCATGCTCTGGGCCGAGCGGCGCCAGCACCGGGTGCACGCCGAAAGCGTGGACGAGATCACTTGGAAGGACGCACTGAAAGTCGGTTGTGCCCAGTGCCTGGCGATGATCCCCGGGACTTCGCGCTCCGGCTCGACCATCATCGGCGGGCTGCTGTTCGGCCTGTCGCGCAAGACCGCCACCGAGTTTTCGTTCTTCCTGGCCATGCCCACCATGGTCGGGGCCGCGGTGTATTCCGGCTACAAGTACCGGCACCTGTTCCAGCCTGACGATTTTCCGGTGTTCGCCATCGGCTTCGTCACGGCCTTCATCTTCGCCATGATCGCGGTCAAGGGGCTGCTGAAGTTCATTGCCAGCCACAGCTATGCGGCGTTTGCCTGGTACCGCATCGCCTTCGGCCTGCTGATCCTGGCGACCTGGCAGTTCGGCTGGGTCGACTGGACGGCGGTCAAGTCGTGA
- a CDS encoding FMN-dependent NADH-azoreductase, producing the protein MKLLHIDSSILGDNSASRQLSQSVVQAWKTAQPEVTVTYRDLAGDAISHFSAATLVAAGTAAELRDAAQQHEAELSAQALAEFQAADAVVIAAPMYNFTIPTQLKAWIDRIAVAGQTFRYTEAGPQGLCAGKKVIVVSTSGGLHVGQATGAAHEDYLKVLFGFLGITDIEFVRAHGLAYGEEVRSKALSDAQAQISEQLFAAA; encoded by the coding sequence ATGAAACTCTTGCATATCGATTCCAGCATCCTTGGTGACAACTCGGCCTCCCGTCAGCTGAGCCAAAGCGTGGTCCAGGCCTGGAAAACCGCCCAGCCTGAGGTAACCGTGACCTACCGCGACCTGGCCGGGGATGCCATCAGCCACTTCTCCGCAGCCACCCTGGTGGCCGCCGGCACCGCCGCTGAACTGCGGGACGCCGCACAGCAGCATGAGGCCGAGCTCAGCGCCCAGGCCCTGGCCGAATTCCAGGCCGCCGATGCGGTGGTGATTGCCGCGCCGATGTACAACTTCACCATTCCGACCCAGCTCAAGGCCTGGATCGACCGCATTGCCGTGGCCGGCCAGACTTTCCGCTACACCGAAGCCGGCCCGCAAGGCCTGTGCGCAGGCAAGAAAGTGATAGTGGTTTCCACCTCCGGCGGCTTGCATGTGGGCCAGGCCACTGGGGCTGCCCACGAGGATTACCTCAAGGTGCTGTTCGGTTTCCTCGGTATCACCGACATCGAGTTCGTTCGTGCCCACGGCCTGGCTTACGGTGAAGAAGTGCGCAGCAAAGCCCTGAGCGATGCCCAGGCGCAAATCAGCGAGCAACTCTTCGCCGCGGCGTAA